CACCGAAGAAGCGATCCAGAAACTCACGGGTAGCGTGTCTCAATCCCTCCTTACGCGGGACGGCGGGCATGAAGACATGAGCGCGCTGGTCGCGGCTGCGTTTCACCCAGCCTTTTGCCTCGAGGCGCTCAAGCTGCACCAGGAGGGTGTTGCGTGTGATGGATTCATCACGTTCCGCATTGCAGGCATCGAGCAGTTCATTGACGCGCACCTCCTGGAGATCCCAGAGGTGACGCATGATTTCCGATTCGGCAGGAGAAAGCCGGGACAGGAGTTTTGCCATGATTTGGATTTTACCGACAAAAGTCGGCAAATGGCAAGATCAAATCACCGACATTTGTCGGTGATTGGGGCAGTGGGTGGATTGGGCAGACGCTTGGGGGACTTGCTTCGCTGGCTGCTGCCCTTCTCGGTGGACCGGCTTGGCGCTCACGTGGAAGCGCTTCTTAAAGAAGCGGCGGGCCTAGGGGATGCCTTCTTCTTCGCTGAGGGTGCGGTATCCGATGGGTTCCTTGAAATCCTTGTATCCTTCTGGCCCGACTTCCCTGGATTCGAGGAACTCCCAGGTGCGCTGCATCGGGACCTCGGAGTGGGTCCATACCGCTGGCTGAAAGGGGAGACCTGGAACGGTTTTCCACGGGGCAGAAGACTCCATTGTTTCCAGAACTTTCCCATTGGAGTCTTCAACAGTCAGCTTGCTGCAGGCGTAGTGGGGAAGGGTAAATCTCGCTCGCAAAGTCTGGCTGTCCTGGAGTGGGAATGTCACCTCGACATTGGAATCATCCTGGGAGACGACCGATGCTTTGCTTTCCGATGAACTTCCTTTCTTTTTGAGGATATGGATGATGGCGAGTGGTGGGCAAGCGCTCAGGGTGTTGTACAGGACATTGCTCTTGCTGGTGAGGTCGACTGACCGCGAGGAATGTTCGATGATTCGGTGTTGTCCAAAAACTTCGCCGACATACTCCGATCTCAAGGTCAGCTTGTCATCGTCCAGCACGTGCTTGGAACCATAAAACTGGGCATAGCCGTGACATCGCAGTGCCCAGACTGCATAGCTCAGGCTGGCTTGGCGGTAGTGTTTTTCGGAGCTTTTGGCGTTTGAAATCTCCATCTCCAGACGCTTCGCTTCAAGCTCGCTGGAGGGGGAGGTGGCTTGCAGTTTCCTGGCATCTTCGGCGAACTTGTCTGCCAGCTTCGGCATGGGGGCTCTTACAAGAGTCAACTTCCACTTCAGTTCCAAGGTGGACACGTACTTCAGTTGTTCTTCGAGAGTTTGCACCAACTGCTCAGCAGTGACGGGTTGCTTCGCTGGCACCTGTTGTGCCCTTGCGATGCCGGGCGCGGTTCCAAGAAGTACGGCCACAGCCACTGCGAGAAGATAAGAAGCTGCCTGCATCATGGTGGTATCAATTGCGGCGGTTGCTTCATTGTCTTAGCAAATGGGGATGGGCATGGCCATGACAATCTGACCGGGCGCGATTTTGACTGCCGTGTGACGCACTACATGCCAGCCGCGGAGGCGCAGGCTGTAGCAGACATCCAGAGCTGGTGATCCTCCGCCATTGCGTGGGCTGGCTGATACATCTGCTCGAAGAGATGTCTCGCCGCTTCGAAGGCCGGGACGGAGATGGGTGGCAGAGAGACGGGACTGTCTTCCTTCTGGGCCTGTCCTTCTCCGCCGCGGCGGCGATCAATTGCTGGAGCGCCATTGCATCCAGCGACGTTGCCGGGCGGGGGGCTGAGTCAGACATGGGGTCTTTCTCCATTCGCTGCAAATCGTCCTGTTGCAATGCAACGTGTGCGAATTCGTGGGTCGGTGTGGCTTTTCGTGGAGCTTGTAGCGGCACAAGGATTCGACCTCTGGTTCCTTTGCGATTCAAGGAGTTGCAGAACGCGGGAGCACGGCGCAGGTTGTGGTTTCATGAAGGCCCTCGTTTCCGTCATCGCCTCGATCGTGGGGGACCGTGCCAGCCGCGCCAACCTGAAAGCACTGCTCAATCTGCTGCTCATCCTGCTTGGCCTGGTCACCGTGTTCAGCGTGCTGTTTCACGTGATCATGCTGATGGAAGGCCGGACGCACTCGTGGATGACTGGGTTTTACTGGACCTGCACAGTCATGACCACCCTTGGCTTCGGCGACATCACCTTCACGAGCGATCTGGGGCGGATGTTTTCCGTCGTGGTGCTGGTGACCGGCGTGATCTTTCTGCTGGTGCTCCTGCCGTTTACCTTCATCGAGTTCTTTTACGCGCCGTGGATGCGCGCGCAGGCAATGGCCAAAGCCCCACGCGAGTTGCCCAAGGAAACGCAGAATCATGTGCTGCTGACCTGCTACGATGCCGTGGCTTCATCACTGATACCGATGCTGGAGAAGTACGGCCACTCCTACGTGGTCCTGTGCCCGACGGTCTCCGAGGCCCTGGAACTGGATGAGCGCGGCATCCGAGCCGCCGTGGGGGAGCTCGATGATCCGGAAACGTATCGCAAAATGCGCATCGAGCAGGCGGCCATGCTCGTCACCACACGTGGCGATATGGTCAATGCGAGCGTGACCTTCACTGCGCGTGAGCTCGCGCCTCATCTGCCCATCGTGGCCTCAGCGCAGACGCAGTCATCACGTGACGTGCTGGAACTGGCCGGTGCCACCCACGTGTTGCGGCTGGAGGAAATCATGGGCAACACGCTGGCCCGGCGCGTGAGTATCCGGGACTCTGACGCCCATGTGATCGGCAAGCTCGACGACTTGCTGATTGCCGAGGCGGCGGCAGCGGGCACCGCACTGGTGGGGGGAACGCTGGCCTCCAGCCAGATTCGCGCGCGCACCGGCATCAGCGTCATCGGCACCTGGAATCGTGGTGCGCTGCAGCCCGCCGAGGCGCAGCAGCCGATTATGGAGGAAACGGTGCTCTTTGTGGCTGGTACACGAGTGCAATTGGACAAGTTCAACTCCAGCTTCACGTCACTTGCGAGCGAAAAACCGAGAGTGCTCATTGTTGGTGGGGGCAAAGTGGGCCGCGCTACCTACCGTGCGCTGCGCGAGCTCGACATCTGCACCACCACGATCATCGAAAAATCGCCGGAGCGTGTCCAATCCATTCCCGAGGCCATCATTGGCGATGCCACTGAGATGGAGGTTTTGAAGCGGGCCGACGCGCGCTCGGCCAGCACTTTGATCATCACCACGCATGATGATGACACCAATGTGGCACTGACCATCTTCTTCCGTCGCCTGCGCAGCAATTGGCAGATCCTTACGCGCAGCACGCTGGATCGGAATGTGTCCACGTTGCTGCGTGCCGGGGCTGACCTGGTGCTGTCTTACGCCTCCATGGGCGCGAACACGATTCTCAACGTGCTGCGTGGTTCGGACTGCCTGCTGCTGGCGGAGGGCGTGAATATCTTCCCCGTCTCCATTCCCGCTGCCATGGCCGGGCAAAAGTTGTCAGATTTGGACCTGCGCTCCCTCACTGGCTGTACCGTGATTGCTGTAGAGGAGCACGGCCGGCGTGTGGTCAATCCACCAGCGGAATACTGCTTGCCCGATTCTGGTCGCATGTTTCTCATCGGCACCATGACTGCCGAGGAACAGTTCCTGAAAGCATTCCCTCCGACCATGAGTCAGGGCAGGAAGCGGCGAAAGTGAGACCGCTGCGGACATGATCGCGGCCGGCTCGACATTGACCCTGTGGACGGCATAGAACCCGCAATTGAGCCGCCTGAGATCGCCGCGCCCTTGAGGTTGGCGTCCACAGAAGAATGCCCCATGGGTGATATACCAACTGATCAGGGGGCTGGTGAGCACCATGGCATCCACCGACGTTGCCGGACAGGTGGTGATCCTCATCCAATCCGCCGGAGACCCGGCGGATTGTTTTCTCCTTGTGAACGGCTGTTTCCTATCACACCACCACGGGGTCGCTCGAACCAAGATACTGCTCGCGCAATTCCTGCAGGCGCTTGTCCGCCGCATGCAGGTCGCTTACGATCTCCACTAGAGATGCGCGTTCCTGCACGCTGGCCCCACGGGCGCGCTGCTCAATGTTCAGCGCAGCATCCCAGATCACGGAACCGGCGAGGTGATGCATTTCCTCTGAGGTGACCGGTGCACCAGGCGATTGCTCTGGGTCCAGGCATTCAAGGATGAACTCGGCAAGGAAGTGTGGCTGACGGATGAAGAAGACGCGCACGCCGAAGCGGAACAATTCCACGGCCATGAGGCGGAAGCCCTCCAGCCCGCGCTGCTCCCAGAGACGCTCCAGAGCCATGCCTTCATCCACGGTGTCGGTGACTTCCGTGATCCATTCATCGACCTCCGGCGCATCGGGCGGTGTGCGATCCAGCATGGTGGCCAGCGCACGGCACAGCAGGTGGCGTGCTTTGATGCTCACTTCCGTGGAAAGCAGATCTTCCTTCTCAAAGTGCTGTACGTGCGCAATTGCCTTGCGCGCTTCTTCTGCGACTTGCCCGGCTTGCTCGCGACCTTGCTCCATGAGGGCTGCGGCGTGGCACATCATGGCACATCCCATGGTGC
The Roseimicrobium gellanilyticum DNA segment above includes these coding regions:
- a CDS encoding potassium channel family protein: MKALVSVIASIVGDRASRANLKALLNLLLILLGLVTVFSVLFHVIMLMEGRTHSWMTGFYWTCTVMTTLGFGDITFTSDLGRMFSVVVLVTGVIFLLVLLPFTFIEFFYAPWMRAQAMAKAPRELPKETQNHVLLTCYDAVASSLIPMLEKYGHSYVVLCPTVSEALELDERGIRAAVGELDDPETYRKMRIEQAAMLVTTRGDMVNASVTFTARELAPHLPIVASAQTQSSRDVLELAGATHVLRLEEIMGNTLARRVSIRDSDAHVIGKLDDLLIAEAAAAGTALVGGTLASSQIRARTGISVIGTWNRGALQPAEAQQPIMEETVLFVAGTRVQLDKFNSSFTSLASEKPRVLIVGGGKVGRATYRALRELDICTTTIIEKSPERVQSIPEAIIGDATEMEVLKRADARSASTLIITTHDDDTNVALTIFFRRLRSNWQILTRSTLDRNVSTLLRAGADLVLSYASMGANTILNVLRGSDCLLLAEGVNIFPVSIPAAMAGQKLSDLDLRSLTGCTVIAVEEHGRRVVNPPAEYCLPDSGRMFLIGTMTAEEQFLKAFPPTMSQGRKRRK
- a CDS encoding BlaI/MecI/CopY family transcriptional regulator; this translates as MAKLLSRLSPAESEIMRHLWDLQEVRVNELLDACNAERDESITRNTLLVQLERLEAKGWVKRSRDQRAHVFMPAVPRKEGLRHATREFLDRFFGGALTPLLAHCVDEEKLGKKEISDLRALLDEAEAKASSRKKS